DNA from Antennarius striatus isolate MH-2024 chromosome 1, ASM4005453v1, whole genome shotgun sequence:
AATTGGTTCACCAATTTTCAGCctgtgctaagctaagctaacaggctGGTGGAAACAGAGTTGCATCAAACTTCTCCACAAACTCTTATCAAACAATGTAGATCTTTTTAGACCCTTactatatttctattttattttacaaatgttaAAGCTCtctaattttcttttaattattttacatttaaggaGCAGCTAGAGCATCTTACATCCCGTGGTAACTAACACGTTTTACAGTGCATATTAAAATGATTCTCACCAACATACATTAGTATCATCAGTGTGATATTctataataacatttaaataaagccCTTTATTACAATTGTTATTAGTACGTCAATTACAgtgaaacaattaaaaataaaaacttggaATTAACAGAACAGATGCAGCTATCAGATCACTTTCAAGTCCACAGCTATAAATTTATCACATGTGATACGGAAGCATCTAATGATCTGCTTTAGAATGTAACCCAAAAAATAAGACATATTGAAGAGTCTgggacaaattttttttttttcttgctgggAGTGACATGAACAATAACTTTCAGAGGGCAGTTTGTTATCTGGTTTTGAGGAGATTGAGATAAAACATGTTAATCTGTTTGCTTTAAACATGCTAGtatgtggattttatttttggtatttGCAACCATGCAAGCCATTTCTTGTTTTCAGTCTTATGTTCAGTTAACCAGCTAATTGCTTTAGCTTCATATTTACCAGTAGATCTGAGACTGGTTTTGGTCTTACTCTCAGCATTAACGCATTCGGTACATAGTTTATTTTACAAACATGTTTCCTTTGATGAATGCACAGGAAATAATCATGTCTATATTATCACGCTATAATATAGCTTTTGTATCACGACTGTGGAGCCATGAAACTTGGATGTGTTGTCCATCATGCATGAACTTCACCATACTCAGTCTAATCTGAACATTTAGTCTACGATGTGTTTTTCTGAGGGTTCAGCAGGCATAAGGTGGAGGTTTCTCAAAGGGGCTGTAGGTGGATCCAAAGAGGACGGGGGCATTGGGCGTCATCATGTAGCCCCCTGGTTCCTGGGTAGGTCCCTGAGGCGGCGGCTGGGTCAGAACCTGAGGAGGCTGTGGGTTCTGGTTCTCCTCAGGCAGTAGAGTGGAGTTGGACGTGGTGCCACCCTCTGGGATCATCTGGGGGGTAGCAGAGGGTTGGTAGCTGCTGTTATGCTGTGGGGGAGCAGAGGAGCTGTGTGTAATACCAGGATGCTGAAGCTATACTTGGGTTCATTCACCCACCAgtgattttcttatttttagtcACACCTGTGGTTTCCTAAAGGTTCCTATTAAAGGTTAAGGGGCCCCTCACCTGAATGGATATGGGGTAGTTGGGGTAGGCAGGCAGAGTTTGTCCAGAAGGACAGAAGCCGGTGTAGGAGAGCATGTGCTGGTTGGGGTTGTAGAGGATGTGAGGCGTTGGCGTGGGGCTGTGAGTCACCTGTGCAACCACTGGCTtctgctgcagaaaaaaaatgattaaaaaatactttaGATGAGGTgagaaatcaaaataaatcattataCATGCTGTTTAATCTAAGGTAGAAACAATGAGACCATTAAAACATGGAGATATGTTAGCTGGCCAGCCAATGAGCCACATTTCTATGAAAATCCTGTCTATCAAATCAaggtttcttcttttcctgtggGAAATATTTTGGATTGAGGCTCACAATATCTTTGTACGCTCCGAGGATAGCAGCAGCAACGATTCCCAGGAACAATCCAATGATGTTGAGCACCACCGAAGCCCACAGCAGACGGTGCAAGTGGATCACGTCCCAGCAGCTGCCGACCCCAGTGAACTCATAGTACTGTTTGTGATACTCTGTGCTgcgagaggaagagaaggaggaaggaacCACTGCAGATCACAAAGTTTGTATCATTAAGAGACAAAAGGAGATAAAACAATTGATTTGACCCATTTTATTAGTGTCTATCCCTCCAGGTTGACATCTAGTCACTGACTGAGtaggaacatgaatgaaagcATTAATCAATGATCTAATATTTTCTGTTAATCTTGTGACATGATCTGCAGGATGTGATTACTTGGACCTCGTGCGTTGCGTCTTACTTCTCACAGTTGTACAGGTAGCAGCAGTAGCAGGTGTTGCTCCTTAATTTCATCTTGCATGTTTTGTCAAATGAACGGCACGTCACCTGCAACGTCAGAGGGGAGGGTTAGCAGCCCTATATTcaatttctgtttcatttgtaAGAAAAACACATGCAACTGAAATCTTCAAAACACTCTTCTTGTCAATATGACTTTTCCAGAACTTCTTTGAGGAGTTAACAATTGCAGTTGTGTCTTGTGATGTTGTAACTATTTTTAACCACTAGATGTCCCTGTGGTTTTATCTTAACAGAAGCACAAAAAGGTTCCAAGAACACAGACTAAGATATTCCTGTCAACTCAAATTAATTTCAGATATCATTTACAAccagtgatgtgcggtgaggttcatggctggtgaggcactgatctcatcataattagatttacaaacatacgAACCTACAGTgcagcttattcaccatttaattatcaacagtgagtgggttatttttaaagtctcagagcagaattattagaattatttacacgtacacactgtaacacacaaataagcacatttgattaaaaaatacgttatgttgttacctacatgtttgtttatatgtaacGTTTACttcataaatgaagtccatgcgccactccttcagaacaaaagcggcgaaaaaaattatatagtaaATATAGtatagtagaaaaaaaaatactgtagtaaggcaaggcgagtggtaaacaaatgaatggctttacaggcaaacctcggtttccgaccacaattcattcaagaaggctgttcgaataccgatgtTTTTGACTTCcgaatacatttttcccattacaaataatgtaaatggtcttaatcggttccaagacactagaaaactaccttttttcaacataatatccatccattttctgcctctGTATTCACGTACTatgtgttatttcataatgtcatttatatgtcaaattgtatagtaaggaaacatatcaaagaaatgtaaaagaaagaagcaaacaggagatttttttttattttttgcaaaaacactttaattacatgcaaacattttacaattttacattagatgaaagcactaaagtgcttcagaagattttttgatttttaaaaaatacatttattcataaaagccaaattacaagaaattcacgttgacacaaaatcctaaaagagattcacacaaaaaggaattcacatcaaaaacattcctgaatgaagaaaactaacatttatcaaactaaaaatagaggctcttgtctccatgttgaatatgctccattcatattcagtacaggacttaaaacagaaagaaagaagtttacggtaccataactcgtaccatagacaatggaatgcaaattaagtgaaaaattattgaatacagtaaactaaaataaaaagcacattacaatTTAAGTATAAGATCAATAAAGATGAGAATTtatacctttgtggtggtgagcagttgtgtTAAATACGAtcctgtgacgctcttattttgggacttcctgttgtacccggaGGTGAtcacatgtaaatataatacgCTATTTCTATTGAAATACCGTAATGTGCCAGTGTTCAAatgagtgttcaggtgagcgtagcGGGCTCTGGTTcaataaagaacagaaaaacatatttcctTCCGCTTATCATTCACCACGCAGATTCCGGATGAGCAAGTCAGGTATCGCAACAAGTTGGCATAAGTGAACGttagagagggagaggaggaggattgaTGTGACTGCGTTTGTtttgcgttcgacttccaaagtttgttcgacttctaagacaaaaaaaaaaaatccaaattttttggtcgaattccgatttgttcgatgtctaaagcgttcgaaaaccactTGTGCCCCCTACCATTGGTAGAGGGCACAGGTGGTTTTCGCCGCTCAACTCAAAGACGTTAATGCattttgttgacaaaaaacactgtacattatatatatatatatatatatatatatatatatatatatatatatatatatatacacacacacacacacacatacacacacagagtatatatgtgtgtgtgtatatatatatataaatatatatatatatatataaatttagttcatagagcaaacgtgtttgaacattttaatggtTAATATaactaatttatttcttccatttttctctcGATGGCAGGCAAGGCCGTGCTTCACCTGACCGTACGTCACTGCATACCATAATACCATCAACATATTTTTACAATATCGTTACAGTTGTGTTCTGGATTAATAGTTTCAGATTAACAGAAAATTAAGATTTTTGAAATGCAGTACTGGGATAAAGATACAAGGTGTGAAGGTAAAGAGAGGCACTGCTGTGCATGAAGCATTCCTATGTAGTCACATTCCTCATCTGccatacaatgttttatgtctgtgttccaatgtttattaatgttgtaaacagtgttgtgcggtcaggggaggcaggtgaggcacggcctcacctgccaaaactagagaaaaaaaaagaaaaatggaagaaataaattgaatggttatatttattcaATGAtgagtattataaagttattttatattcaacatcaccaatgttaggttatttttactcaaaatttaaaactgaatactgagaagagacctgcggcgaggcaccagccagccgagcctcaccatggattgcgcaatggctcagctagctgtgctggtatgctatacagcGAGatcgtaatgctatctctctatatgtcgctattaaaatgttaaagtgtttgctctatgaagtaaatttcaacaatttagataatttatataatgtacagtgtttttttgtcaacaactttgtgtgtaacgtctttcttgagttgagcggtcctgaaacggCTGAGAAGAGGCACTAAGTGAGGCACACATTTCTCCGGCTTCATGctggggggcgctggtgatcccagggattcgacc
Protein-coding regions in this window:
- the LOC137600349 gene encoding transmembrane protein 255B-like, with translation MQQHETQHVSQQTATETLDPAVQYLRRKKSALWVTISLLALSLVVLTVGLFSATRTDNVPVAGYYPGIVLSFGAFLGIVGIHLVENRRPMLVAAIIFISIGVVASFFSAIVDGIIATEFIDIRPLQEDICDFYTSGSGYAYDSYYSEVTCRSFDKTCKMKLRSNTCYCCYLYNCENTEYHKQYYEFTGVGSCWDVIHLHRLLWASVVLNIIGLFLGIVAAAILGAYKDIQKPVVAQVTHSPTPTPHILYNPNQHMLSYTGFCPSGQTLPAYPNYPISIQHNSSYQPSATPQMIPEGGTTSNSTLLPEENQNPQPPQVLTQPPPQGPTQEPGGYMMTPNAPVLFGSTYSPFEKPPPYAC